From the genome of Methylomonas sp. UP202, one region includes:
- a CDS encoding sigma-54 dependent transcriptional regulator yields the protein MDNFDPIIGQSPAIEALIRSARIVAATDVTVLIKGETGTGKEVLATAIQKESPRANKPFITLNCAALPEGLVESEIFGHKKGAFTGAVGDKQGLFQAADGGTLFLDEINSLPFSIQSKLLRFLESGECLPVGGTKPYKVNVRVIAASNADLSKLIDFGEFRQDLYFRLNVVPLEIPALHQRTDDIELLANHFFTHFSAAHSLEPPTFSRHALRTLKSYKWPGNVRELRNLCERLSILLSGKVIEPENLPHEFNRGPANPSSAFTLPELGLQLDALEADMILQALRRTKGNRSKSARLLGISRDTLLYRIQKHGLATH from the coding sequence GTGGATAATTTCGATCCTATTATCGGTCAATCTCCGGCTATCGAGGCGCTAATCCGTAGCGCGCGCATCGTTGCGGCAACCGACGTAACCGTTTTGATCAAAGGCGAGACCGGCACAGGCAAGGAAGTACTTGCCACCGCCATCCAAAAAGAAAGCCCTAGAGCCAACAAACCGTTCATCACACTAAACTGCGCGGCATTGCCGGAAGGTTTGGTGGAATCCGAGATCTTCGGACATAAAAAAGGTGCGTTTACCGGCGCGGTGGGCGACAAACAAGGCCTGTTTCAAGCGGCCGACGGCGGCACATTATTTCTCGACGAAATCAACTCGTTGCCGTTTTCGATCCAGTCCAAATTGTTGCGTTTCTTGGAATCCGGCGAATGCCTTCCGGTCGGAGGCACTAAACCCTATAAAGTCAACGTCCGTGTCATCGCCGCTTCCAACGCCGATCTGAGCAAACTGATAGATTTCGGCGAATTTCGGCAGGACTTGTATTTCCGCCTGAATGTGGTTCCTCTTGAAATTCCGGCTCTTCATCAACGTACCGACGACATTGAGCTGCTGGCGAATCACTTCTTTACCCATTTCTCGGCGGCCCACAGTCTGGAACCGCCAACTTTCAGCCGGCACGCGTTAAGGACCTTGAAATCCTACAAGTGGCCGGGCAATGTTCGCGAGCTGCGCAATCTGTGCGAGCGCCTCAGCATTTTGTTGTCAGGCAAGGTCATCGAACCTGAAAACCTGCCCCATGAATTCAATCGCGGCCCCGCCAATCCAAGTTCAGCATTTACCTTACCCGAACTTGGCCTGCAATTGGACGCATTGGAAGCGGACATGATCTTACAGGCACTGCGCCGAACCAAGGGCAACCGCAGTAAATCGGCGAGGTTGCTGGGCATCTCTCGCGATACATTACTTTATAGAATTCAAAAACACGGATTGGCAACACATTAA
- a CDS encoding PP2C family serine/threonine-protein phosphatase: MLTELEFYQLTAIGNRDVNQDCMAHRVCADYAVFVVADGLGGHHAGEKASQFFCRLLVALADKYQPQIHLRGESAVQAWIADTIGKMRELFAGDPDGSNAHTTCAILYLDPRQAITAHCGDSRIYRINPERVLWRTKDHSVPQQLYDEGRISEWEMGAHPDQHKLTRSINVLMPAQVDVVRCPPMLEGETFVLCSDGFWEFVKEQEMLTLSQPDSGKAELRKMAKMAVLRAQGHSDNVTVQWVRKL, from the coding sequence ATGCTGACAGAGCTGGAGTTTTATCAATTGACCGCGATAGGCAATCGCGACGTCAATCAGGATTGCATGGCGCACCGGGTGTGCGCCGACTATGCGGTTTTCGTGGTGGCCGACGGCCTAGGGGGGCACCACGCCGGTGAAAAGGCGTCGCAGTTTTTTTGCCGTTTACTGGTGGCGTTGGCCGACAAATACCAGCCGCAGATTCATCTGCGCGGCGAATCGGCCGTGCAGGCTTGGATTGCCGACACGATAGGTAAAATGCGCGAGTTGTTCGCCGGCGATCCCGACGGTAGCAACGCTCATACCACCTGTGCCATTTTGTATCTGGACCCGCGTCAGGCCATCACCGCGCATTGCGGGGATTCGCGAATTTACCGGATCAATCCCGAGCGGGTGCTTTGGCGCACCAAGGATCATTCGGTGCCGCAGCAATTGTATGACGAGGGCAGAATTAGCGAGTGGGAAATGGGCGCGCATCCCGATCAGCATAAATTGACCCGCAGTATCAATGTGTTGATGCCGGCTCAGGTTGACGTAGTGCGTTGCCCGCCGATGTTGGAAGGGGAGACGTTCGTATTGTGCAGCGACGGGTTTTGGGAGTTCGTCAAGGAGCAAGAGATGCTGACCTTATCGCAACCGGACAGCGGAAAAGCAGAGCTTAGGAAAATGGCGAAAATGGCGGTGTTGCGCGCGCAAGGCCACAGCGATAACGTCACTGTTCAATGGGTGCGTAAGCTTTAA
- the pdxJ gene encoding pyridoxine 5'-phosphate synthase, with the protein MTKQPILLGVNIDHVATVRQARGTRYPDPVHAALLAEQAGADGITAHLREDRRHIQDRDIDLLKQVLQTKLNLEMAVTDAMLDLACRVRPQACCLVPERREELTTEGGLDVAGALARMRGACRRLADVGVEVSLFIDPELAQIDAAVQAGVPVVELHTGRYADADSRDSRLAELERIKVAAEYAYREGLQVNAGHGLTLNNVEAICRIPTIVELNIGHALIAQALFGGLAQAVGDMKRVMREARAQV; encoded by the coding sequence ATGACTAAGCAACCGATACTACTGGGTGTCAATATCGATCACGTCGCCACGGTGCGTCAAGCCCGCGGTACCCGCTATCCCGATCCCGTGCATGCGGCCTTGCTGGCCGAGCAGGCCGGAGCCGACGGAATTACCGCTCATTTGCGCGAGGATAGACGCCATATTCAGGATAGAGATATCGATTTGCTGAAGCAGGTGTTGCAGACCAAGTTGAATCTGGAAATGGCGGTCACCGATGCGATGTTGGATCTCGCTTGCCGGGTGCGGCCGCAAGCGTGTTGTTTGGTACCGGAGCGCCGTGAGGAATTGACGACCGAAGGCGGTCTGGATGTCGCGGGAGCCTTGGCGCGGATGCGAGGGGCGTGTCGGCGCTTGGCCGATGTCGGCGTGGAAGTCTCGCTATTCATCGATCCCGAGCTGGCGCAGATCGATGCGGCTGTGCAGGCGGGCGTGCCGGTTGTCGAATTGCATACCGGTCGTTACGCCGATGCCGACAGTCGAGATAGTCGGCTGGCGGAATTGGAGCGCATAAAGGTCGCGGCGGAGTACGCCTATCGCGAGGGCTTGCAAGTCAATGCCGGCCACGGGTTGACCTTGAACAACGTTGAGGCGATTTGTCGAATTCCAACCATAGTCGAGTTGAATATCGGTCATGCGTTGATCGCCCAAGCATTGTTTGGCGGATTGGCGCAAGCGGTCGGCGACATGAAGCGGGTTATGCGTGAGGCGCGCGCCCAAGTTTAG
- the recO gene encoding DNA repair protein RecO encodes MSDSTVYLQPAYILQHRPYRETSLLLEVFTRDYGIVTMLAKGVRKQKSKSAGLLLPFTALKLSFSDRGELKTLVGSEFVRQYPLERLALYCGFYLNELVQLFLHRHDPHPALFAVYRAALRDLTLGVGIEQTLRYFELDLLREAGYEVELTVAADSTPILPRERYGYRADQGWVLDNGGRVSGETLLALATRDRLQDGIAAEAKVILRQLLDGHLRGRPLKSREVLATMLKHL; translated from the coding sequence ATGTCCGACTCGACGGTTTATTTGCAGCCGGCTTATATCCTGCAACACCGGCCGTATCGGGAAACTAGTCTACTGCTCGAGGTTTTCACTCGCGACTACGGCATCGTGACGATGTTGGCGAAAGGCGTACGCAAGCAAAAATCCAAATCAGCTGGCCTGCTGCTGCCGTTCACAGCGTTGAAATTGTCGTTTTCCGATCGCGGTGAATTGAAGACTCTGGTGGGTAGCGAGTTTGTCCGCCAGTATCCGCTTGAGCGCTTGGCTTTGTATTGCGGCTTTTATCTAAACGAACTGGTCCAATTGTTTTTACATCGCCACGACCCGCATCCGGCATTGTTTGCAGTTTATCGGGCGGCATTGCGAGATTTGACGTTGGGTGTCGGTATTGAGCAAACCTTGCGCTATTTCGAATTGGATTTGCTCAGGGAAGCCGGTTACGAGGTCGAGTTGACGGTCGCCGCGGATTCTACGCCGATATTGCCGCGCGAGCGCTACGGCTACCGCGCCGATCAGGGCTGGGTGCTGGATAACGGTGGCCGAGTAAGCGGGGAAACCTTGCTGGCCTTGGCCACGCGCGATCGACTCCAGGACGGCATTGCCGCCGAAGCCAAGGTGATATTGCGCCAGCTTCTGGACGGTCATCTGCGAGGGCGGCCGTTGAAGAGTCGCGAAGTGCTGGCGACGATGTTGAAACATCTATGA
- the era gene encoding GTPase Era, producing MNCGHVALIGRPNVGKSTLMNHLLGQKLSITSRKPQTTRHRILGIKTTGAGQAIFVDTPGMHRDEKKVLNRYLNKTADSSLLGVDLVLWLLDGLYWHEYDEQIFRKLEQAGLPVILVVNKIDKVKDKQAGLAFFDEAAKKFPFKHIVPVSALKSTNLDELERQIMALLPDAEPIFPEDQITDRSERFFAAEIIREKLTRRLGDELPYALTVEIELYEEHPSLTKIYANIWVERSSQKSIVIGKQGENLKKIGTEARVDIEKLIDQKVFLQLWVKVKKGWSDNERALQSLGFLDSAD from the coding sequence ATGAACTGCGGACATGTTGCGTTAATCGGTAGGCCGAATGTCGGCAAATCCACGTTAATGAATCACTTGCTGGGACAAAAGCTCAGCATCACCTCCCGTAAACCTCAAACCACGCGTCATCGTATCCTCGGCATCAAGACCACCGGTGCCGGGCAGGCTATTTTCGTCGATACGCCCGGTATGCACCGGGACGAAAAGAAAGTGCTGAACCGCTATTTGAATAAAACCGCCGACAGCTCCTTGCTGGGTGTCGATTTGGTGTTATGGCTGTTGGACGGTTTGTATTGGCACGAGTACGACGAACAAATCTTCAGAAAGCTGGAGCAGGCCGGTTTACCGGTGATTTTGGTCGTGAATAAGATCGACAAGGTCAAGGACAAGCAGGCCGGGCTGGCCTTCTTTGACGAGGCGGCCAAAAAGTTTCCGTTCAAGCACATTGTGCCGGTGTCGGCGTTGAAAAGCACCAATCTCGACGAACTGGAGCGCCAAATTATGGCTTTGTTGCCGGACGCCGAGCCGATCTTTCCGGAAGATCAAATCACAGACCGCTCGGAACGTTTTTTTGCCGCCGAGATTATTCGCGAAAAATTGACGCGCCGATTGGGTGACGAATTGCCGTATGCATTGACCGTTGAAATCGAGTTATACGAAGAACATCCTAGTCTGACGAAGATTTACGCCAATATTTGGGTTGAGCGTAGCAGTCAAAAAAGCATCGTTATCGGTAAACAGGGCGAAAACCTGAAAAAAATCGGTACCGAAGCGAGAGTGGACATCGAAAAACTGATAGACCAAAAAGTGTTTTTGCAGCTTTGGGTCAAAGTCAAAAAAGGCTGGTCGGACAACGAACGCGCCTTGCAAAGTTTGGGATTCCTCGATAGCGCGGATTGA
- the rnc gene encoding ribonuclease III, whose translation MIKKPEILAKKLGLTFQNPGLLAVALTHRSVGAKNNERLEYLGDSVLGFVIAQKLYESFPEAGEGVLSRLRASLVNQNSLAELAREHNLGEYLILGSGELKSGGFRRDSILSDALEAIMGALVEDQGVEACRTWILGLFADKLAELKADDWVKDPKTRLQELMQAKRKPLPIYELVAMSGVDHAQTFEVRCKVAVTDQVSQASGISRKKAEQAAAEKMLNLLLNTDQ comes from the coding sequence GTGATAAAAAAGCCAGAAATACTCGCGAAAAAATTGGGATTGACCTTCCAAAATCCCGGATTGCTGGCCGTGGCCCTGACGCATCGCAGTGTCGGTGCCAAGAATAACGAGCGTCTGGAATACTTGGGCGACTCGGTGCTCGGTTTTGTCATCGCGCAAAAGTTGTACGAATCGTTTCCCGAGGCCGGCGAAGGCGTATTGAGCCGCTTGCGTGCCAGCCTGGTCAATCAGAATTCACTGGCCGAATTGGCGCGTGAGCATAATCTGGGCGAGTACTTGATACTGGGGTCCGGCGAACTGAAAAGCGGCGGTTTTCGCCGCGATTCAATACTGTCCGATGCGCTGGAAGCGATTATGGGCGCTTTGGTCGAGGATCAGGGCGTCGAGGCTTGCCGGACCTGGATATTGGGCTTGTTTGCCGACAAATTGGCCGAGCTGAAAGCCGACGATTGGGTCAAGGATCCTAAAACCCGTTTGCAGGAGTTGATGCAAGCTAAACGCAAACCCTTGCCGATTTACGAATTGGTCGCGATGTCGGGTGTCGACCACGCGCAAACCTTCGAGGTCAGGTGTAAAGTAGCCGTCACCGATCAGGTTTCCCAGGCTAGCGGTATTTCCCGTAAGAAAGCCGAACAGGCCGCGGCCGAGAAAATGTTGAATTTACTTTTGAATACGGATCAATGA
- a CDS encoding DUF4845 domain-containing protein produces the protein MPTSIKHQRGLTFISIVFILGLIAFFTLLVLKIAPIYINHSRVMNALKAVEATTDIASKSKAEIKSSLEKRFDLNYVEYVKPEDVKIVAQPGYVSVEIDYERVEPIFGNLSVLVEFHEGFEAGNK, from the coding sequence ATGCCGACATCGATCAAGCATCAGCGCGGGCTGACGTTTATTTCCATCGTTTTTATTCTCGGGCTGATCGCATTCTTTACGCTATTGGTGTTGAAGATCGCGCCAATTTATATCAATCATAGTCGGGTGATGAACGCCTTGAAGGCAGTGGAAGCGACCACCGATATCGCCAGCAAGTCCAAAGCCGAGATCAAGTCCAGTTTGGAAAAACGTTTCGACTTGAACTACGTGGAATACGTTAAGCCGGAAGATGTCAAGATTGTTGCCCAACCCGGTTACGTCAGCGTCGAGATCGATTACGAGCGAGTGGAACCCATCTTTGGGAACTTAAGCGTGCTGGTGGAGTTTCACGAAGGATTCGAAGCCGGGAACAAGTGA
- the lepB gene encoding signal peptidase I produces the protein MDYDFSFFLVAATFVTGVIWGGYWLYLRQTQQPYPVEKEPVLVEYARSFFPVVLIVLLLRSFLFEPFRIPSGSMMPTLLVGDFILVNKFTYGVRLPVINKKIIEMNEPKRGDIVVFRFPKQPSVDYIKRVIGLPGDRIGYFEKVIYVNGQPIKQVSLGRYQGVGQGVGMSGAERLEEDLMGVEHSILISRGVSTVQDVFVVPEGHYFVMGDNRDNSNDSRYWGFVPEANLVGKAFFIWMNWDWENKGIAFDRLGTRLR, from the coding sequence ATGGATTACGATTTTTCCTTTTTTCTGGTGGCGGCAACCTTCGTTACCGGCGTGATTTGGGGCGGATATTGGTTGTATCTGCGCCAGACTCAACAGCCCTATCCGGTCGAGAAAGAACCGGTGTTGGTGGAATACGCCCGCTCGTTTTTCCCGGTCGTGTTGATCGTGTTGCTGCTACGTTCGTTTTTGTTCGAGCCGTTCCGGATTCCGTCCGGCTCGATGATGCCGACGCTGTTGGTCGGCGATTTCATTTTGGTCAACAAATTTACCTACGGCGTGCGCTTACCGGTGATTAATAAAAAAATCATCGAAATGAACGAGCCAAAGCGCGGGGATATTGTGGTGTTCCGCTTCCCGAAACAACCGTCGGTCGATTACATCAAGCGCGTGATCGGCTTGCCGGGCGACCGCATCGGTTATTTCGAAAAAGTGATTTACGTGAACGGCCAGCCGATCAAACAAGTCTCGCTGGGGCGTTATCAGGGCGTCGGTCAAGGTGTCGGCATGAGTGGAGCCGAGCGTCTGGAAGAAGATTTAATGGGCGTCGAACACTCGATTTTGATCAGCCGCGGCGTGTCGACGGTACAAGACGTATTCGTCGTGCCCGAAGGTCACTATTTTGTAATGGGCGACAATCGCGACAACAGTAACGACAGCCGCTATTGGGGGTTTGTGCCTGAAGCTAACTTGGTCGGCAAGGCGTTTTTTATCTGGATGAATTGGGATTGGGAAAATAAGGGCATTGCTTTCGATCGACTCGGCACTAGGCTACGCTAA
- the lepA gene encoding translation elongation factor 4 translates to MDQKHIRNFSIIAHIDHGKSTLADRFIQICGGLSDREMESQVLDSMDLERERGITIKAQSVTLDYQAGDGETYQLNFIDTPGHVDFSYEVSRSLAACEGALLVVDAAQGVEAQSVANCYTAIEQGLEVVPVLNKIDLPSAEPERVMTEIEDVIGIPADEACRISAKTGLNVESVLEQLIQKIPPPSGNEAGPLQALIIDSWFDNYLGVVSLVRIVNGSLRRKQKITVMSTGKSYLAEKLGVFTPKQLEKQDLGTGEVGFVVAGIKDIFGAPVGDTITGADNPAAEALPGFEKVQPRVFAGLYPVSSDDFGAMREALDKLRLNDSALNFEPETSQALGFGFRCGFLGMLHMEIVQERLEREYDIDLITTAPTVVYEVETHNGEVLMVDNPAKLPDPGTITEVREPIILANILVPQAYLGSVINLCIEKRGVQKNMQYVGGQVSLNYELPMSEVVLDFFDRLKSVSRGYASFDYEFVRFEPAPLVKLDVLINADKVDALSIIVHRDQAQNRGRDLVEKMKDLIPRQMYEVAIQAAIGSKIIARSTVKAMRKNVTAKCYGGDITRKKKLLEKQKAGKKRMKQVGSIEIPQEAFLAVLQVNKE, encoded by the coding sequence GTGGACCAGAAACATATTCGAAATTTCTCCATCATCGCCCATATCGATCACGGTAAATCGACGTTGGCGGATCGCTTCATCCAGATTTGCGGCGGGTTGAGCGACCGGGAGATGGAGTCGCAGGTGCTCGATTCGATGGATCTGGAACGCGAACGCGGCATCACGATCAAGGCGCAAAGCGTCACATTGGATTATCAAGCCGGCGACGGCGAAACCTATCAACTGAATTTCATCGATACGCCCGGCCACGTGGATTTTTCCTACGAGGTTTCCCGCTCGCTGGCGGCCTGCGAAGGCGCGCTGTTGGTGGTGGATGCCGCGCAGGGTGTCGAAGCGCAAAGCGTCGCCAATTGCTATACCGCGATCGAGCAAGGTCTGGAAGTCGTGCCGGTGTTGAACAAAATCGATTTGCCGTCGGCGGAACCCGAGCGGGTGATGACCGAGATCGAGGATGTAATCGGTATTCCAGCCGACGAGGCTTGCCGGATCAGCGCCAAAACCGGTTTGAATGTCGAGTCGGTGCTGGAGCAGTTGATTCAAAAGATTCCTCCGCCCAGCGGCAACGAAGCAGGGCCGTTACAGGCCTTGATCATCGACTCCTGGTTCGACAACTATTTGGGGGTGGTGTCGTTGGTGCGCATCGTCAACGGCAGCCTGCGCCGCAAGCAAAAGATCACGGTGATGTCGACCGGCAAGTCCTATCTGGCGGAAAAGCTGGGTGTGTTTACCCCCAAACAACTGGAAAAGCAGGATTTGGGGACTGGCGAGGTCGGTTTCGTTGTTGCCGGGATTAAGGATATCTTCGGAGCGCCGGTCGGCGACACGATTACCGGCGCCGACAATCCGGCCGCGGAAGCCTTGCCCGGTTTCGAAAAAGTTCAGCCTAGGGTATTCGCAGGTTTGTATCCTGTCAGTTCCGACGATTTCGGCGCGATGCGGGAGGCGCTGGACAAGTTGCGTCTTAACGATTCGGCGTTGAATTTCGAGCCGGAGACCTCGCAAGCCTTGGGATTTGGTTTCCGCTGCGGTTTCCTGGGCATGCTGCATATGGAAATCGTTCAGGAGCGCTTGGAGCGCGAGTACGATATCGATTTGATCACGACCGCGCCGACGGTGGTTTACGAAGTCGAGACGCATAACGGCGAAGTGTTGATGGTGGATAATCCTGCCAAGTTGCCGGATCCAGGCACCATTACCGAAGTGCGAGAACCGATCATCTTGGCGAACATTCTGGTGCCGCAAGCCTATCTGGGCAGCGTGATCAATCTGTGTATCGAAAAGCGCGGCGTACAAAAAAATATGCAATACGTCGGCGGTCAGGTGAGTTTGAACTACGAACTGCCGATGAGCGAAGTGGTACTGGATTTCTTCGATCGTCTGAAGTCGGTCAGTCGCGGCTACGCCTCGTTCGATTACGAGTTTGTCCGTTTCGAGCCGGCGCCTCTGGTGAAACTGGATGTGTTGATTAACGCCGACAAGGTCGATGCCTTGTCGATTATCGTGCATCGCGATCAGGCTCAGAATCGTGGCCGCGATCTGGTCGAGAAAATGAAAGACCTGATTCCGCGCCAGATGTACGAAGTGGCGATCCAAGCCGCGATCGGTTCCAAAATCATCGCTCGCTCCACGGTCAAGGCGATGCGGAAGAACGTGACCGCCAAGTGCTACGGCGGCGACATCACCCGTAAGAAAAAGCTGTTGGAAAAACAAAAGGCCGGCAAAAAGCGGATGAAGCAAGTAGGTAGTATCGAAATTCCGCAGGAAGCCTTTCTGGCGGTGTTGCAGGTCAACAAAGAATAG
- a CDS encoding cell division protein ZipA C-terminal FtsZ-binding domain-containing protein: protein MDKELLRVVIILIGVLVMIGMVLWHFVKGLRDKRAADDYYDDDRYDERDDEFEVEADEDEMDLFRVGEDLVDGDALLDDRAIQPTPKQSTPSRPEPSASVKPQPSVKRSELPALIEFSIVARADEGFKGEDLFEAFERVGLKYGSVKVFERVDKNRMVDFAVASMVDPGTFPDDDLENFYCPGIVFFMQPREVEAPLAVFDDFMETMDTLAEELDGVVWDNQRQPLTAETVDHFRQLMIKAS from the coding sequence ATGGATAAAGAACTACTCAGAGTCGTGATTATTTTGATCGGCGTGCTGGTGATGATCGGCATGGTGTTGTGGCATTTCGTCAAGGGTTTGCGCGATAAACGCGCGGCCGACGATTATTACGACGACGATCGCTACGACGAAAGAGACGACGAATTCGAGGTCGAAGCCGATGAAGACGAAATGGATTTGTTTCGGGTCGGCGAAGATCTGGTGGATGGCGATGCCTTGCTCGACGATAGGGCGATTCAGCCGACGCCCAAGCAGAGCACGCCGTCGCGGCCGGAGCCGAGCGCGAGCGTAAAACCGCAACCTAGCGTAAAGCGTTCCGAGTTGCCGGCGCTGATCGAATTCAGCATCGTTGCCCGCGCCGACGAGGGTTTCAAGGGAGAGGACTTGTTCGAGGCTTTCGAACGCGTCGGTTTGAAATACGGCAGCGTTAAGGTTTTCGAGCGCGTCGATAAGAACCGGATGGTGGATTTCGCGGTGGCCAGCATGGTCGATCCCGGTACCTTCCCCGACGACGATCTGGAAAACTTTTATTGTCCCGGTATTGTGTTCTTCATGCAGCCGCGCGAGGTCGAGGCACCGTTGGCGGTTTTCGACGACTTCATGGAAACCATGGACACCTTGGCCGAAGAATTGGACGGCGTGGTTTGGGATAATCAGCGCCAACCGCTGACCGCCGAAACCGTCGATCATTTCCGACAACTGATGATTAAGGCTTCCTGA